The following proteins come from a genomic window of Lycium ferocissimum isolate CSIRO_LF1 chromosome 4, AGI_CSIRO_Lferr_CH_V1, whole genome shotgun sequence:
- the LOC132052436 gene encoding LIM domain-containing protein WLIM1-like, translating into MASFAGTTQKCKACDKTVYLVDQLTADNKVYHKACFRCHHCKGTLKLSNYNSFEGVLYCRPHFDQLFKMTGSLDKSFEGAPKTVRERSDQGQSNSKVSSLFGGTQDKCVACKKTVYPLEKVGVDGTSYHRACFKCSHGGCVISPSNYVAHELKLYCRHHHTQLFKVRGNFSQMEDHEKN; encoded by the exons atGGCAAGTTTTGCAGGGACAACTCAGAAGTGTAAGGCTTGTGACAAAACTGTATACTTGGTGGATCAACTTACTGCTGACAACAAGGTTTATCATAAAGCTTGTTTCAGATGCCACCATTGCAAGGGTACTCTCAAG CTGAGTAATTACAACTCCTTCGAAGGAGTTTTGTACTGCCGGCCTCACTTTGATCAGCTTTTCAAAATGACTGGAAGTTTGGATAAGAGTTTTGAAG gaGCTCCAAAAACAGTCAGGGAACGGTCTGATCAG GGACAATCAAACAGTAAGGTTTCGAGTTTGTTTGGCGGAACTCAAGATAAATGTGTTGCTTGCAAGAAAACTGTTTACCCCCTGGAAAAG GTTGGAGTGGATGGCACTTCATACCATAGGGCTTGTTTCAAATGCAGCCACGGCGGCTGCGTGATTAGTCCATCAAACTATGTAGCGCACGAGCTGAAGTTGTACTGTAGGCACCATCACACCCAACTCTTCAAGGTGAGAGGTAACTTCAGCCAGATGGAAGACCATGAAAAAAACTAA
- the LOC132054621 gene encoding uncharacterized protein LOC132054621 isoform X2, protein MGNCQAIDNAALLIQHPNGKVEKLYSSVTAHQIMKINSGHYVALLLTTTITTTSNNNNKTPVRIRRIKLLKPTDSLVLGQIYRLVTAQEVMKGLCAKKYAKLKQLEYSSEKFTEKPTLGDRNSVQENSKQEKHRNSTGAKCRAWHPSLQSISEAAC, encoded by the exons ATGGGGAATTGCCAAGCAATTGATAATGCAGCTTTGCTGATACAACACCCCAATGGTAAAGTAGAGAAGTTGTATTCATCTGTGACTGCTCACCAAATCATGAAGATCAATTCTGGTCATTATGTTGCTCTTCTTCTCACTACCACCATCACCACAAccagtaataacaataataaaaccCCAGTTAGGATTAGGCGAATAAAGCTTCTCAAGCCAACTGATTCACTTGTTCTTGGTCAGATTTACAGACTTGTTACTGCTCAAG AGGTAATGAAAGGATTGTGCGCAAAGAAGTATGCAAAGCTGAAGCAGTTAGAATATTCATCTGAGAAATTCACGGAGAAACCAACTTTAGGTGATAGAAACTCTGTTCAGGAGAACTCTAAACAG GAAAAGCATAGAAACTCAACAGGCGCAAAATGCAGAGCATGGCATCCTTCATTACAGAGCATATCAGAGGCTGCCTGCTGA
- the LOC132054621 gene encoding uncharacterized protein LOC132054621 isoform X1, producing the protein MGNCQAIDNAALLIQHPNGKVEKLYSSVTAHQIMKINSGHYVALLLTTTITTTSNNNNKTPVRIRRIKLLKPTDSLVLGQIYRLVTAQEVMKGLCAKKYAKLKQLEYSSEKFTEKPTLGDRNSVQENSKQFKQEKHRNSTGAKCRAWHPSLQSISEAAC; encoded by the exons ATGGGGAATTGCCAAGCAATTGATAATGCAGCTTTGCTGATACAACACCCCAATGGTAAAGTAGAGAAGTTGTATTCATCTGTGACTGCTCACCAAATCATGAAGATCAATTCTGGTCATTATGTTGCTCTTCTTCTCACTACCACCATCACCACAAccagtaataacaataataaaaccCCAGTTAGGATTAGGCGAATAAAGCTTCTCAAGCCAACTGATTCACTTGTTCTTGGTCAGATTTACAGACTTGTTACTGCTCAAG AGGTAATGAAAGGATTGTGCGCAAAGAAGTATGCAAAGCTGAAGCAGTTAGAATATTCATCTGAGAAATTCACGGAGAAACCAACTTTAGGTGATAGAAACTCTGTTCAGGAGAACTCTAAACAG TTTAAACAGGAAAAGCATAGAAACTCAACAGGCGCAAAATGCAGAGCATGGCATCCTTCATTACAGAGCATATCAGAGGCTGCCTGCTGA